A section of the Malania oleifera isolate guangnan ecotype guangnan chromosome 2, ASM2987363v1, whole genome shotgun sequence genome encodes:
- the LOC131149080 gene encoding internal alternative NAD(P)H-ubiquinone oxidoreductase A1, mitochondrial-like — translation MAWFRNMVRLSAVGSSIRPRPVFYPNTPVHPAQFASFSSSAADSTPARDGQPSPCPRAGLGPTKAHEKPRVVVLGSGWAGCRFMKGLDTSLYDVVCISPRNHMVFTPLLASTCVGTLEFRSVAEPIGRIQPAISRVPGSYFFLANCTRIDTTNHVVNCQTLTDGSQALHSWKFEVSYDKLVIASGAQASTFGIQGVTEHAIFLREVSHAQEIRRKLLLNLMLSEVPGISEEEKNRLLHCVVVGGGPTGVEFSGELSDFIIKDVQERYTHVKDYIRVTLIEANEILSSFDDRLRHYATKQLTKSGVRLVRGIVKDVQDQKLILTDGTEVPYGLLVWSTGVGPSPFIKSVQVPKSPGGRIGVDEWLRVPSVPDVFSIGDCSGFLETTGKPVLPALAQVAERQGKYLANLMNKIGKAGGGRANTGKDIDLGEPFVYKHLGSMATVGSYKALVDLRQSKEARGISLAGVPSWIVWRSAYLTRVISWRNRFYVAINWLTTFVFGRDISRI, via the exons ATGGCTTGGTTCAGAAACATGGTACGGCTCTCTGCAGTCGGATCATCCATCAGACCCAGACCCGTATTTTACCCAAACACTCCGGTTCATCCCGCGCAATTCGCCTCTTTCTCCAGCTCCGCGGCCGATTCGACGCCGGCCCGCGACGGCCAGCCATCGCCTTGCCCTCGGGCAGGGCTGGGGCCGACGAAGGCCCACGAGAAGCCGAGGGTGGTGGTGCTCGGGTCGGGCTGGGCCGGCTGCCGGTTCATGAAGGGACTCGACACGAGCTTATACGACGTCGTCTGCATCTCGCCTCGCAACCACATGGTGTTCACGCCGCTGCTGGCCTCGACCTGCGTGGGGACCCTGGAGTTCCGATCCGTCGCGGAGCCCATCGGGCGGATCCAACCCGCCATTTCGCGGGTACCCGGATCTTATTTCTTTCTCGCCAACTGTACTCGAATTGATACGACGAATCACGTG GTCAATTGCCAAACTCTTACCGATGGAAGTCAAGCCTTGCACTCGTGGAAGTTTGAAGTGTCATACGACAAGTTAGTCATCGCGTCCGGGGCACAAGCATCCACATTTGGGATCCAGGGTGTTACGGAGCACGCAATTTTTCTTCGTGAAGTTTCTCATGCTCAGGAAATCCGAAGAAAGCTACTCCTAAACTTGATGCTGTCTGAGGTGCCTG GAATTTCAGAAGAAGAGAAGAACAGACTCCTACACTGTGTTGTTGTTGGTGGAGGTCCTACAGGAGTTGAGTTCAGCGGTGAACTTAGCGATTTTATCATCAAAGATGTTCAGGAAAGATACACTCATGTGAAAGATTATATCCGTGTTACTTTGATTGAG GCAAACGAGATACTGTCATCCTTCGATGATCGCCTGAGGCATTATGCTACTAAGCAGTTGACTAAG TCAGGAGTTCGTCTTGTTCGTGGGATCGTGAAGGATGTTCAAGATCAGAAGTTAATTCTTACTGATGGCACAGAGGTTCCATATGGGCTGTTAGTGTGGTCTACAGGTGTTGGTCCCTCACCTTTTATAAAGTCTGTGCAAGTCCCCAAGTCTCCAGGTGGAAG GATTGGTGTTGATGAGTGGTTGCGTGTTCCTTCTGTGCCCGACGTTTTCTCCATCGGTGACTGTAGTGGGTTTCTTGAAACTACTGGCAAACCAGTTCTTCCTGCTCTGGCCCAG GTGGCCGAGCGGCAAGGGAAATATCTAGCGAACCTAATGAACAAGATTGGTAAAGCCGGTGGAGGGCGAGCCAACACTGGGAAAGACATTGATTTGGGAGAGCCGTTCGTTTACAAGCATTTGGGAAGCATGGCAACTGTTGGAAGTTACAAGGCTCTTGTGGACCTTAGACAAAGCAAG GAGGCTAGAGGGATATCATTGGCAGGAGTCCCTAGTTGGATTGTTTGGCGATCGGCTTATCTCACCCGGGTAATAAGCTGGAGGAACAGATTCTATGTAGCAATTAACTGGCTCACAACTTTCGTGTTTGGTCGTGATATCAGCCGAATATAA